AATTCACAGGGATATATCGTCGGCGTCGTATGGTATAATGTCTTTGGGGTTCTCATGCGCTGCTCTTTCTTTGGTAGGATAGAGACAGTGTGCATGAGAACCCTGTTTAGTCAAAAAGTGAGTTTTGCGGTACTGCGTTTATTGGTACCCATATAATTCGACCTCTATCACATCCAAGCCCACTCCAGTTCCTAGACGAATAACCTCTGTAGATCTTATGGTCACGGAGGTAGTTAGGATTGGATTCAAGGGAATATCATGCCAACCTGATCTACCGTCCAATTTGATTGTTCGTAGCGAGCTATCTGAAAACTGCAGAGTCCCAGCTATCAATTCTGCGTTTATCCAATATGATCGTTCTTTCCCCCCAATGTAAATCCGAAATAGTGTAACCATAGCGGGTTTTTCAAAATTCAAGATGAAGCGGCCATCTGTGGGTTTTGCCCAGACTCCTGGTTGGGGATCAGGAGCAAGGACCTTCCCAAATGTCTCCGAACTCCCATCCACAATGTTCTTAAATGGATGAAATTTTGGGTCCCCTTCGTCTCCAGTTACACCCACGATTTTCAGTTTTGATGGCTGAATGTTTCGGAGGAGTAAATCCATGCTGTTGTTGAAATTGCCATATCGCCTGAGCAATTCCATAAAGTTCGCTTGCGCTTTAGCTTTGTTGCCTATACTTAAATAACTGATACCAGCGTTATAATAACTATCTTTAAGTAGTGTCTGTACATCGCGGTAATTGGTATCTAGCTTGATCAGAGTTTGGAGTTCTGCTTGTGCCTTCTCCCACTCTTTTATTTTCATATGAGCCATAGCTGAGCGATAGTAGCTCTCGCGCAGCAAGCTTTGAGCGTCTCGATAATTGCTATCAATGGAGATAAGTCTTCCCAAAATGTTTTGTGCATTTTCCCATTGTTCAGACGAAAGAGCAACTACTGCCGATTGATAAAGCTCTTGTTTCTGTTGCTCTAGCTGCCACCTTTGATATATCTGAAACACCGCTATTGAAATCAGAAAGAGAAAGGCCAGAACTACAATACCTAAGATTCCCCACGTCCACATCCGTTGTTTTGTTGGAGCGGGAACTGGTTGTGTCTTTGCAACTCCAGTTCTCGTTGGGACTCCTGACGTCGGTATTGGTGTGATCGTCCGACTCGTAGGCACCGCTTTCTCAATCCCCTTTTCCAACTGGTTGAGAAGCAACGCCGCCACGCCAGATAATATCCGCTGTTTAACTTGAACAATTTTGACGTGGACGAGGCTAGGGTTGCCTTTACCTATCGAAATCATAGTTTCGCTAAGACCGTGGTCATCAGCGGATGTCCAACTTTCGGTCTCGACTGTTCCGACTAAAGTCCATTTGTCGGGACTCGTTCCCCACATCACTCGGTGGGCATTCACCACTCCACCAACTGTTTCGTTTTTGTTGTTCACGGCCATACAAGGGATGTCTTCAACAACAACGTTACCGAATACTGTCCCAATGCTCTCACCTTGTGCGTTGAAGAAGGTACTTTCGCTGAAGGCGTGCCGTGACTTTATAGAGCCAATCTTCTGTCCAGTTGCAGAAAACACCGTTGCGTCGGTATCTGGAGGTAAAGACTGAAATGTAATATCTACTACCCTGTGTCCTCTTGTGTTAAAAACCGCGCACTTTGCCATGTGTGGTCTCCTTTCTTACCCAAGAATTCCTGGTAGCAGTCTAGCCGTTGTTGTGCAAGGGTCGCTGGTTCCAACAGAATGTCGCCAAACGCTACAGCACACCGACAACGGCGGACGAATTGAAAGCGACTACCATTTGGCAACCGATACCGCCGTTGTCGTGGTGCGTGTGTTTCCAGACGTTCAAGTTTATTGTTATTGATTGCGTTTTAGTTCTTTAAGCCAGGTCTGTAAATTTGGTTCGGGGTATTTCTGTTTTCCTTGCCCGTCGTACCAACTGACCCAGTTAGCATTGGTATCAAAAGAGAGTCCAGTCAGCGTTGTTAGTGCGTACCGCAAGGCTGCGCTTTGGTCTTTGTGGACAGTCCCGTTTCTCAACCATTCAACGCATAACTTAACGGCGCGTGCGTCATGGGTAAGTACCGAATTCATTATCCAACGTCCAACCCATGTCAAATCTGTGGCAAACCAGCCAACCCACTTCCAACTTCCCCAAAACAAGTGTGAGTCAAAGGGCTTGAGTTCTTCTCGTGAAAACTCGGCTTGTATTCTGCGCGTCCGCGCGAGTGCTTCAGTGTGCGACCAAACACCAGCAAGTTGCTGTAGGTCTTCACGACCAACCGTTGCACCTGAACGCTCTATTAGGAGCATTGCAGTTCTCGCCGCCAGATTAGGGTTATCCGACTCAATTGCGAAATCAGAGAGAAAACTTTTGATAGCGACGCGTTCATAATTGGCGCGATTCGTCAGGTCAAGCCACGTCCATTGTCGGTCAGTAGGCTGACGACAATGGCCGTCAGATTTGTAGTTGACTTCACCCCAAAGATAGTAAGGCACTTCTGCGAAGTATGGTCGCGGCTTGTGAATTGTTAGTTTGATAACCATGAGTACCACTATTCGGAAGAACTCCACCTTTGATTAAGCGGAATGTCTGGAAACATATATTCTCCGCAATGCTCATTGCGGAGATCACACTAACTCACGCTCAACCCAGTTGGATCCCCGCAATCATCATTGCGGAGATCCAA
This genomic interval from Chloroflexota bacterium contains the following:
- a CDS encoding tetratricopeptide repeat protein, producing the protein MAKCAVFNTRGHRVVDITFQSLPPDTDATVFSATGQKIGSIKSRHAFSESTFFNAQGESIGTVFGNVVVEDIPCMAVNNKNETVGGVVNAHRVMWGTSPDKWTLVGTVETESWTSADDHGLSETMISIGKGNPSLVHVKIVQVKQRILSGVAALLLNQLEKGIEKAVPTSRTITPIPTSGVPTRTGVAKTQPVPAPTKQRMWTWGILGIVVLAFLFLISIAVFQIYQRWQLEQQKQELYQSAVVALSSEQWENAQNILGRLISIDSNYRDAQSLLRESYYRSAMAHMKIKEWEKAQAELQTLIKLDTNYRDVQTLLKDSYYNAGISYLSIGNKAKAQANFMELLRRYGNFNNSMDLLLRNIQPSKLKIVGVTGDEGDPKFHPFKNIVDGSSETFGKVLAPDPQPGVWAKPTDGRFILNFEKPAMVTLFRIYIGGKERSYWINAELIAGTLQFSDSSLRTIKLDGRSGWHDIPLNPILTTSVTIRSTEVIRLGTGVGLDVIEVELYGYQ